A window of the Chloroflexus sp. Y-396-1 genome harbors these coding sequences:
- a CDS encoding prohibitin family protein, with the protein MNQSRQSFFTPTMSGWSMSAIFSIIILGMVAIFIVSNSVTTIEAGTRGVLKVFGEITDVLDEGLHFRPPFITSVTIVEVRTQRYESNSSAASRDLQTVTTQVVINYRPDASQVDRLVREIGEDYERRVVDPAIQEALKAATARFTAEELITRRPEVSDLILNILSERLTPRGVIVESVSITDFNFSPEFARAIEAKQVAEQDALRAARELERARIEAQQQVARAEAEAKARLEIARAEAESLRLLSEVVSPQLLQLRFIERWDGVLPRLVSGDNGLLTMLSIPTDGVLGDTP; encoded by the coding sequence ATGAACCAAAGCCGTCAATCTTTCTTTACACCGACCATGAGCGGATGGTCAATGTCGGCAATATTCTCCATCATCATCCTGGGAATGGTCGCAATCTTTATCGTAAGCAATTCGGTCACAACCATTGAAGCCGGTACCAGAGGCGTATTGAAGGTATTCGGCGAAATTACCGATGTGCTCGACGAAGGTCTACACTTTCGCCCACCGTTCATTACCTCCGTCACCATCGTGGAAGTGCGCACCCAACGCTACGAGTCAAATTCAAGCGCAGCTTCACGTGACCTGCAAACCGTAACCACCCAGGTAGTCATCAACTACCGGCCTGATGCTAGCCAGGTTGATCGACTGGTACGCGAGATCGGTGAAGATTACGAACGCCGCGTGGTTGATCCCGCCATTCAGGAGGCGCTCAAGGCAGCAACAGCACGTTTTACGGCTGAAGAACTGATTACCCGTCGTCCTGAAGTGTCAGATTTGATACTGAACATTTTGAGTGAACGACTAACCCCACGTGGCGTTATTGTTGAGAGTGTCTCGATCACCGACTTCAACTTCAGTCCTGAGTTTGCCCGTGCTATCGAAGCGAAGCAGGTTGCCGAGCAAGACGCGCTACGGGCCGCACGCGAGCTTGAACGGGCGCGGATCGAGGCCCAACAGCAAGTCGCTCGTGCCGAAGCTGAGGCAAAGGCTCGCCTCGAGATTGCTCGCGCTGAAGCCGAGTCGCTCCGCTTACTCAGTGAAGTCGTTTCTCCACAATTGCTCCAATTGCGCTTCATCGAACGCTGGGACGGTGTCTTGCCGCGCCTGGTTAGTGGCGATAATGGCCTGTTGACCATGCTGAGCATCCCGACCGATGGAGTGTTAGGCGATACGCCATAG
- a CDS encoding DUF2905 domain-containing protein, protein MTEIGRWLIGIGILLVVIGLVIMVAGRLPWLGRLPGDILIERDNLTIFIPLGTMLVVSLILTIIANLIARWWR, encoded by the coding sequence ATGACCGAAATTGGCCGCTGGTTGATTGGCATTGGTATCCTTCTGGTGGTGATCGGGCTAGTCATCATGGTTGCCGGACGCTTGCCATGGTTGGGTCGCCTGCCTGGTGATATTCTAATTGAACGCGACAACCTGACGATTTTCATTCCACTTGGCACCATGTTGGTCGTGAGTCTGATATTGACGATCATCGCCAACCTGATTGCCCGCTGGTGGCGATGA
- a CDS encoding VLRF1 family aeRF1-type release factor, producing the protein MIDREAVQQLRAELSELQPPVLSLYIEVDPTRPENERRAWVLRARNAVKALAAPVEIEQAVLTALEAEIAPEARTLALFAAVPATERKGATVAVTRLPLHINLPLVDIRNGRVEARWGEPYIAPLIYALDQYERTAVVWLRGEGWRFFEVFLGEIVEHTDVFRSVEADLWQQVTQFDPRRLREALRAQAMGNRDRFARRMENIAVRYLQRLAELTERALDHLRVRRLVLLGREEATKQFADLLPRSVRQMIVAHVADLPHPDAAPAHVLAKVMPVLEQVEQTHEQSLLEQVVRQPGVWGVDPTLNALQEGRLSLLIAPWYLDAQVWMTPEGLLAASREQAVLLAPDSDPQPVALRDVLVDACAAFATRLEFVTGAAQERLIRDFNGLAGIFRW; encoded by the coding sequence ATGATCGACCGGGAAGCAGTGCAACAGCTCCGCGCAGAGTTGAGTGAATTGCAGCCACCAGTGCTGTCGCTGTACATTGAGGTTGATCCAACCAGGCCCGAAAATGAACGGCGAGCGTGGGTTTTGCGTGCACGCAACGCAGTAAAGGCGCTCGCAGCACCGGTAGAGATTGAACAGGCGGTGCTGACAGCGCTTGAGGCTGAAATTGCGCCGGAGGCGCGCACGCTTGCGCTGTTTGCCGCAGTGCCCGCTACCGAACGTAAGGGCGCCACCGTTGCGGTAACAAGGTTACCGCTCCATATCAATTTGCCTTTAGTTGATATACGGAATGGACGGGTTGAGGCGCGTTGGGGCGAGCCGTATATTGCGCCGCTGATTTATGCACTGGATCAGTATGAGCGCACTGCCGTTGTCTGGTTGCGTGGTGAAGGCTGGCGCTTCTTTGAAGTCTTCCTCGGCGAGATCGTAGAGCACACTGATGTGTTCCGCAGTGTTGAGGCCGATCTCTGGCAGCAAGTGACTCAGTTCGATCCGCGACGGCTGCGGGAGGCATTGCGGGCCCAGGCAATGGGGAATCGCGACCGATTCGCCCGACGTATGGAGAATATTGCGGTACGCTACCTGCAACGCTTGGCTGAGTTAACCGAGCGTGCGCTTGATCATCTGCGGGTGCGCCGCCTGGTATTACTCGGTCGTGAAGAGGCAACCAAACAGTTTGCCGATCTGTTGCCTCGTTCTGTTCGACAGATGATTGTGGCGCATGTTGCCGATCTGCCGCATCCCGATGCCGCACCGGCTCATGTGCTCGCGAAAGTCATGCCGGTATTAGAACAGGTTGAACAGACCCACGAGCAATCTCTACTCGAACAGGTTGTGCGCCAACCGGGTGTGTGGGGGGTTGATCCCACGCTCAATGCGTTGCAGGAGGGTCGCTTGAGTCTGCTGATCGCTCCCTGGTATCTGGACGCTCAGGTCTGGATGACACCTGAAGGGCTATTGGCTGCCAGTCGTGAACAGGCCGTTTTACTGGCCCCCGACAGCGATCCGCAACCGGTTGCCCTCCGTGATGTGTTGGTCGATGCCTGTGCCGCCTTTGCTACCCGGCTGGAGTTCGTGACCGGTGCTGCTCAAGAGCGGCTGATCCGCGATTTTAACGGTCTGGCCGGAATCTTCCGCTGGTAA
- a CDS encoding DnaJ C-terminal domain-containing protein, with protein MEFKDYYAILGLNPDADEQAIKQAYRKLARQYHPDVNPGDKKAEERFKEINEAYQALSDPERRRKYDELRSYYQRWQRSGGRGDFNWSRWQAAPGQQVYTYNVSPEDLEDLFGADSPFSDFFSSIFGQPQFRRASRSARGRDLELPVTISLEEAFSGTTRFLQVGNRRIEARIPRGVQTGTRVRLSGQGAPGIGGGPDGDLYLIVEVAPHPQFERDGDDLRSIVEVDAFTAAVGGEVRVPTIDGTVTLKIPPLTQADRVFRLRGKGMPRLENPSERGDLFVRVKLMLPEPLSEDELATLRDLVRRRKR; from the coding sequence ATGGAATTCAAGGATTACTACGCAATCTTAGGCCTTAACCCGGATGCTGACGAACAAGCGATTAAACAAGCCTATCGCAAGCTAGCGCGGCAGTACCATCCCGATGTCAATCCGGGTGATAAAAAGGCTGAAGAGCGCTTTAAAGAAATAAATGAAGCCTATCAGGCGCTGAGTGATCCTGAACGGCGACGTAAGTACGACGAGCTGCGCTCGTACTATCAGCGCTGGCAGCGCAGCGGTGGTCGTGGTGATTTCAACTGGAGCCGGTGGCAGGCGGCGCCTGGTCAACAGGTCTATACCTATAACGTGTCGCCCGAAGATCTTGAAGACCTGTTTGGCGCCGATAGTCCTTTCTCCGACTTCTTCAGCTCGATTTTCGGCCAACCGCAATTTCGGCGTGCCAGCCGGAGTGCGCGTGGACGTGATCTCGAACTCCCAGTTACCATCTCGCTGGAAGAGGCTTTCTCAGGGACAACCCGCTTCCTGCAGGTTGGTAACCGGCGGATCGAGGCTCGGATTCCACGCGGTGTACAAACCGGTACCCGTGTGCGTCTAAGTGGTCAGGGCGCGCCCGGTATCGGTGGTGGACCTGATGGCGATCTCTATCTGATCGTTGAAGTGGCGCCGCATCCGCAGTTTGAGCGTGATGGTGATGATCTGCGATCAATAGTTGAGGTTGACGCCTTCACTGCTGCGGTGGGTGGTGAGGTGCGGGTACCGACGATTGACGGGACCGTGACGCTCAAGATACCGCCGCTAACGCAGGCCGATCGGGTGTTCCGGCTACGCGGGAAAGGGATGCCACGCCTAGAAAATCCTTCAGAGCGGGGCGATCTCTTTGTGCGCGTGAAATTGATGCTGCCCGAACCGCTGAGCGAGGATGAACTAGCAACACTACGTGATCTGGTGCGTCGTCGCAAACGGTAG
- a CDS encoding S1C family serine protease: MERQAGRGRWIMLLLELTLLAVIAGAFVWVALVGNRPAAVAVSPSPTPTVRMVPTVGPTAIPLSVTDLEVRIAAVYREAGASVVNITSRSVGYDFFFNPIPRQGSGSGFFYDTQGHIVTNYHVIADADELQVTLADGQTVPAQIVGSDPSNDLAVIKVDLPAEVIRPLPIGDSTQVYVGQFVLAIGNPFGLERTLTFGIVSALGRVIESPNQRFIGEVIQSDVAINPGNSGGPLLNLAGQVIGVNSAILSPSGANAGIGFAISARTVQRVVPVLIRDGRYPHPSLGVRVIELTPQRAALFRRAGVQLPDQGLLIADLVMNGPAAQAGLRGPDRLVRVGNVNLPLGGDVIIAINDQPITTSQDLIVYLETQTQVGETVQVKVLRDGREQVLPVTLAELQY, translated from the coding sequence ATGGAACGTCAAGCAGGGCGCGGACGGTGGATCATGCTTTTGCTCGAACTGACGCTGCTGGCCGTCATTGCCGGTGCGTTTGTCTGGGTCGCGTTGGTCGGCAACCGGCCAGCGGCTGTTGCGGTTTCACCATCGCCGACGCCAACAGTGCGGATGGTGCCAACTGTTGGGCCAACGGCGATCCCACTGTCCGTGACCGATCTGGAGGTCCGCATTGCGGCCGTATATCGTGAAGCCGGAGCGAGCGTGGTGAATATCACTAGTCGCTCGGTCGGTTACGATTTCTTCTTCAATCCGATACCACGTCAAGGCAGCGGGTCGGGCTTTTTCTACGATACTCAAGGCCATATCGTGACGAACTATCACGTGATTGCCGATGCCGATGAGTTACAGGTTACCCTGGCCGATGGGCAGACTGTTCCAGCTCAGATTGTTGGGAGTGATCCGTCAAACGATCTGGCTGTTATCAAAGTTGATCTGCCCGCTGAGGTGATACGTCCCTTACCAATCGGCGACTCAACCCAAGTGTATGTGGGTCAATTTGTGTTGGCAATCGGCAATCCGTTTGGTCTGGAACGCACTCTTACCTTCGGAATTGTCAGTGCATTGGGGCGAGTCATTGAAAGCCCTAACCAACGCTTCATCGGCGAAGTTATTCAATCTGATGTCGCGATTAATCCTGGTAATTCAGGCGGCCCGTTGCTCAATCTCGCTGGACAGGTGATCGGTGTCAATTCGGCTATTCTTAGTCCGAGTGGCGCCAATGCTGGTATTGGATTTGCCATCTCGGCACGCACCGTCCAACGAGTTGTACCGGTCTTGATCCGAGACGGTCGTTATCCACATCCATCGTTAGGGGTGCGCGTGATCGAATTGACGCCGCAGCGAGCTGCTTTATTCAGACGGGCTGGTGTACAATTGCCAGACCAGGGTTTGCTAATCGCTGATTTGGTTATGAATGGGCCGGCAGCACAGGCTGGGTTACGCGGCCCTGACCGTCTGGTACGGGTAGGTAACGTCAATCTACCACTTGGGGGAGACGTGATAATCGCTATTAACGATCAGCCAATAACGACCAGCCAGGATTTAATCGTCTACCTCGAAACGCAAACCCAAGTTGGCGAGACGGTGCAGGTCAAGGTGTTGCGTGATGGTCGCGAGCAGGTGTTGCCGGTAACACTGGCCGAGTTGCAATACTAA
- a CDS encoding chaperone modulator CbpM: protein MLVRRRSLEDLALTVGLPVPVLQHLVDLGYIHPIPELPAAEFAELRLIRRLIDDLGVPSDAVDVILHMRRRMLAMQREIARLRAELAYRRALQPDMNWVDADWYE from the coding sequence ATGTTGGTGCGACGGAGGAGTTTAGAAGACCTGGCGCTGACAGTGGGTTTGCCGGTACCGGTTTTGCAGCATCTTGTTGATCTTGGGTATATTCATCCAATCCCTGAGTTGCCGGCGGCAGAGTTTGCCGAATTGCGTTTGATCCGCCGTTTGATCGATGATTTAGGGGTACCGTCGGATGCCGTTGATGTCATCTTGCATATGCGCCGCCGTATGCTGGCAATGCAACGCGAAATTGCCCGTCTCCGTGCGGAACTGGCTTACCGACGTGCTCTGCAACCCGATATGAACTGGGTTGATGCTGATTGGTACGAATAA
- a CDS encoding Hsp20/alpha crystallin family protein, producing the protein MSDSSYIRILRTRLPYAQFDIRPWSPPLNIFETDREIILVIELAGVDPTTVQIEAYPERVRIAGVRQLTLPPGLRRLHRMEIAAGMFQIEIPFERAVDPEQSSARSFHGLLEIRLPLARHTLRQVVIPVLEGE; encoded by the coding sequence ATGAGCGACTCATCGTATATTCGTATTTTACGTACCCGACTGCCGTATGCTCAGTTCGACATACGACCATGGTCGCCACCGCTCAATATCTTTGAGACCGATCGCGAGATTATCCTGGTTATTGAGCTAGCCGGTGTTGATCCGACCACGGTGCAGATTGAAGCCTATCCCGAACGGGTGCGAATCGCCGGGGTACGGCAGCTCACACTGCCGCCCGGCCTACGGCGATTACACCGAATGGAGATCGCTGCTGGGATGTTTCAGATTGAGATACCATTCGAGCGTGCCGTTGATCCCGAACAGAGCAGTGCGCGTTCCTTTCACGGTCTGCTCGAAATTCGTTTACCCCTTGCCAGACATACTCTGCGCCAGGTCGTTATTCCAGTGCTGGAGGGAGAATAA
- the lon gene encoding endopeptidase La gives MPDIPEVLPVLPINNAVLFPGMFLPLVVSGDAWVRLVDEAALSTKIIGVFRRVQTGAEFEPAMLASTGTAALIVRMMRLPQGGVQLLLQGQARIRVQQWITTKPYPQARISVAIDPADVSLETAGLARAALVGFQQIVEQSPNLPDELAIAAANAPHPGMLADLIAANLNLSLDDQQTVLDTFDVAERLQLVLRFLEREREILLIGRKAQEEVSKNQREYVLRQQLEAIKRELGETDDHAAEIAELRRRIEEANLPAEARQEAERELSRLERMPPGAAEYTVARTYLDWLLDLPWHTSTEDNLDIVQARQILDEDHFDLERIKERIIEYLAVRKLRQEEGQGGEARGPILCFVGPPGVGKTSLGASIARALGRKFVRVALGGVRDEAEIRGHRRTYIGALPGRIIQGLSRAGSNNPVLLLDEVDKLSIGFQGDPAAALLEVLDPEQNVAFVDRYLDVPFDLSKVLFVCTANRADTIPPALLDRMELLDLAGYTEQEKTEIARRYLIPRQRKEQGMVDRGPVLTDAALQRLIREYTHEAGVRDLERRIGAIYRKMATRLASGQELPDQIDASDLDELLGPPRFRSETILGENEVGVVTGLAWTPTGGDVLFVEVSVIPGNGQLILTGQLGDVMKESARAAVTYARSRAHELGIDPEIFQKRDIHIHVPAGAVPKDGPSAGITMASALISALTGREVDKRIAMTGEVTLRGKILPIGGVKEKLLAAQRAGVRKVLLPKENEIDLREVPAEAKEQLEIVLVKHMDEVLRELGLVVAPQEVSE, from the coding sequence ATGCCGGACATTCCGGAAGTATTGCCGGTATTACCGATAAACAATGCTGTGCTTTTCCCAGGCATGTTCTTGCCGTTAGTAGTCAGTGGTGATGCCTGGGTACGTTTGGTCGATGAAGCTGCGCTCTCAACAAAGATCATTGGCGTCTTTCGTCGGGTTCAAACCGGGGCCGAGTTTGAACCGGCAATGCTGGCTTCGACCGGTACCGCCGCGCTGATCGTGCGGATGATGCGCCTCCCACAGGGAGGCGTGCAACTGTTGTTACAGGGTCAGGCTCGGATTCGGGTACAGCAATGGATTACGACCAAACCGTATCCGCAGGCCCGGATCAGCGTTGCTATTGATCCGGCTGATGTCTCGCTTGAGACGGCTGGCTTGGCACGGGCGGCACTGGTTGGCTTTCAGCAGATCGTCGAGCAGAGTCCAAATCTACCCGATGAGCTAGCTATTGCGGCCGCGAATGCACCGCATCCTGGAATGCTGGCCGATTTGATCGCTGCCAATCTTAATTTGAGTCTTGATGACCAGCAGACGGTGCTTGATACCTTCGATGTCGCCGAGCGACTGCAACTGGTCTTGCGTTTCCTCGAACGTGAACGAGAGATTCTACTCATCGGTCGTAAAGCTCAGGAAGAAGTCTCGAAGAATCAGCGTGAATATGTATTACGCCAACAACTCGAAGCGATTAAGCGTGAATTGGGCGAGACCGATGATCACGCTGCTGAGATCGCTGAGTTGCGGCGTCGGATTGAAGAGGCCAATCTTCCGGCTGAGGCGCGTCAGGAAGCCGAGCGTGAATTGTCGCGGCTGGAACGGATGCCACCCGGTGCGGCTGAATATACGGTCGCACGGACGTATCTCGATTGGTTACTCGATTTGCCGTGGCACACCAGCACTGAAGACAATCTTGATATTGTCCAGGCTCGACAGATACTTGATGAGGATCATTTCGATCTTGAGCGCATCAAAGAGCGCATTATCGAATATCTGGCGGTGCGTAAGCTTCGCCAGGAAGAAGGGCAAGGCGGCGAAGCCCGTGGTCCGATTTTGTGCTTCGTTGGGCCGCCCGGTGTTGGGAAGACGAGCCTCGGCGCCTCGATTGCCCGTGCGCTTGGTCGTAAGTTCGTGCGGGTTGCCCTTGGCGGTGTACGCGATGAGGCCGAAATTCGCGGCCATCGACGAACCTACATCGGTGCGTTACCCGGTCGTATCATCCAAGGCTTGAGTCGCGCTGGGAGCAACAATCCGGTTTTGCTGCTTGATGAGGTTGACAAGCTTAGTATTGGCTTCCAGGGCGATCCGGCAGCGGCATTGCTCGAAGTGCTTGATCCTGAGCAAAATGTCGCTTTTGTTGATCGCTATCTCGACGTTCCGTTTGATTTGAGCAAAGTGCTCTTCGTTTGTACGGCAAACCGGGCCGATACCATCCCGCCTGCGCTGCTTGATCGGATGGAATTACTCGATCTGGCTGGTTATACCGAGCAAGAGAAGACCGAGATTGCCCGCCGTTATCTGATACCACGTCAACGGAAGGAACAGGGCATGGTCGATCGGGGACCGGTATTGACCGATGCCGCTTTACAACGTCTGATTCGTGAATATACCCACGAGGCAGGCGTGCGTGATCTGGAACGCCGGATTGGAGCAATTTATCGAAAAATGGCGACCCGGCTGGCTAGCGGTCAGGAGTTACCAGATCAGATTGATGCCTCCGATCTCGATGAGCTGCTAGGACCGCCGCGCTTCCGTAGCGAAACGATCCTTGGCGAAAATGAGGTCGGCGTAGTTACCGGTCTGGCCTGGACACCCACCGGCGGTGATGTGCTCTTTGTCGAAGTGAGCGTGATTCCGGGCAATGGGCAATTGATCCTCACCGGTCAATTGGGCGATGTGATGAAGGAATCGGCACGGGCGGCGGTAACGTATGCGCGTTCGCGGGCTCACGAATTGGGGATTGACCCAGAAATCTTTCAGAAGCGTGATATTCACATTCACGTTCCTGCCGGAGCTGTACCGAAAGATGGGCCTTCAGCCGGAATTACGATGGCGAGTGCGCTGATTTCGGCTCTGACCGGGCGTGAAGTTGATAAACGGATCGCAATGACCGGTGAAGTAACGCTTCGTGGTAAGATCTTACCCATCGGTGGGGTGAAAGAGAAGCTGCTAGCGGCTCAGCGGGCCGGAGTGCGGAAGGTACTGTTACCGAAAGAGAATGAAATCGATCTCCGCGAAGTTCCTGCTGAGGCCAAAGAGCAACTAGAGATTGTGCTGGTGAAGCACATGGACGAGGTTCTGCGCGAGTTAGGTCTGGTTGTTGCACCGCAAGAAGTGAGTGAGTAA
- a CDS encoding thioredoxin domain-containing protein: protein MHQRWLVLSILIWLIGCTAAAPVPPPPTIPRLPTVTPEPLLKVTPTSRIIRLAENPIPTFTPTSRPTAVLSTAGVITAAMAQLGLSAEPYAVLGDPNAPITIVEFTDFGCSFCRRHHQFTFRQLVDEFVERGQVFYVVKQFPVTSPQGELAALAAICAGEQGTYWAMHDALFAAGDVWDSDASTAHRQIMTIAADLGLDRAELQACIERPSTQDVIARHVSEAHALHIFGTPVFFVNNQLLSGAQPIERWRELLQFIAEAE from the coding sequence ATGCATCAGCGATGGCTCGTATTGAGCATCTTGATCTGGCTGATCGGCTGTACGGCGGCGGCTCCGGTACCGCCGCCACCTACCATTCCACGCCTCCCAACGGTGACTCCTGAACCCCTCCTTAAAGTTACTCCTACCTCAAGGATTATACGACTGGCCGAAAACCCAATCCCTACCTTTACCCCAACCTCACGACCAACAGCAGTTCTTTCGACAGCGGGGGTCATCACTGCTGCGATGGCGCAGCTCGGTTTGAGCGCCGAACCCTATGCGGTGCTTGGCGATCCCAATGCACCGATTACCATCGTTGAGTTCACGGATTTTGGTTGCTCCTTTTGCCGTCGCCATCACCAGTTTACCTTTCGGCAATTGGTCGACGAATTTGTCGAAAGGGGACAGGTGTTCTACGTAGTTAAACAGTTCCCAGTAACCAGTCCGCAAGGAGAACTGGCGGCGCTAGCCGCGATCTGTGCTGGTGAACAGGGTACTTACTGGGCGATGCACGATGCACTCTTTGCCGCGGGTGATGTCTGGGATAGTGATGCCAGCACCGCACATCGTCAAATAATGACCATCGCGGCTGATCTTGGTCTTGATCGAGCGGAATTGCAAGCCTGTATCGAGCGTCCCTCAACGCAGGACGTTATTGCGCGCCACGTAAGCGAGGCGCACGCACTGCACATCTTCGGTACACCGGTCTTCTTCGTCAATAACCAACTGCTTTCCGGCGCCCAGCCGATTGAGCGCTGGCGCGAATTATTGCAGTTTATCGCCGAGGCGGAATGA